Proteins encoded together in one Mycolicibacter minnesotensis window:
- a CDS encoding Acg family FMN-binding oxidoreductase yields the protein MAEQTAGEPLAVSVRETIRTALLLATRAPSVHNSQPWRWQADLTLSSPRLDLYVEPDLQLRNVDPDGRGMILSCGAALHHCVVAFAAFGQRVKVRRLPDPARPDHLASIELCSPCPQLDLAQVDVALAAAIPRRRTDRRNFSDWPVADADVALMGARAARAGVMLRRVDALDRLNSVVARAVFQHRTDYDYLAELAAWSGRYGSVAGVPAHSIPAPDAGAAIPGRLFAGPALDQPPGAAPDDDRAVMLALGTESDDRLAQLRAGEATSVVLLTATALGLASCPVTEPLEITETRAAVRRDVFGTSGYPQMLLRVGWAPINADPLPATPRRPLGDTVAWHTPLSIGSTRDAV from the coding sequence GTGGCGGAGCAGACGGCGGGTGAGCCGCTCGCGGTGTCGGTGCGGGAGACGATCCGAACCGCATTGTTGTTGGCGACTCGGGCACCGTCGGTGCACAACTCTCAGCCGTGGCGGTGGCAGGCCGACCTGACGCTGTCGTCTCCGCGGCTGGATCTTTACGTCGAGCCCGATCTGCAGCTGCGCAACGTCGACCCTGACGGCCGGGGCATGATCTTGAGTTGTGGTGCCGCGCTGCACCACTGTGTGGTGGCGTTCGCCGCGTTCGGACAGCGGGTCAAGGTGCGCCGGCTGCCCGACCCGGCGCGACCCGACCACCTGGCGTCGATCGAGCTGTGTTCGCCCTGCCCCCAACTTGATCTCGCGCAGGTCGACGTTGCGCTGGCGGCGGCGATTCCGCGGCGGCGCACTGATCGCCGGAACTTCAGTGACTGGCCGGTGGCCGACGCCGACGTCGCGCTGATGGGCGCGCGTGCGGCCCGGGCGGGGGTGATGTTGCGCCGGGTCGACGCGCTGGATCGGCTGAACTCAGTGGTGGCCCGTGCAGTGTTCCAACATCGCACCGACTACGACTACCTCGCGGAGCTGGCGGCGTGGAGCGGGCGTTACGGGTCGGTGGCCGGGGTGCCGGCGCATAGCATCCCGGCCCCGGATGCCGGGGCTGCGATTCCGGGCCGGCTCTTCGCCGGTCCGGCCCTAGACCAGCCCCCCGGGGCTGCTCCCGACGATGACCGCGCGGTGATGCTGGCATTGGGCACCGAGTCTGATGATCGGCTGGCGCAGCTGCGTGCCGGGGAGGCCACCAGTGTGGTGCTGCTGACTGCGACGGCATTGGGACTGGCCAGCTGTCCAGTCACCGAGCCGCTGGAGATCACCGAAACCCGAGCGGCAGTCCGGCGTGACGTATTCGGAACCAGCGGCTACCCGCAGATGCTGCTGCGGGTGGGTTGGGCCCCTATCAACGCCGACCCGTTGCCGGCAACTCCGCGGCGACCGTTGGGCGACACCGTCGCGTGGCACACGCCGCTGAGCATCGGATCGACGCGCGACGCGGTCTAG
- the dosR gene encoding hypoxia response regulator transcription factor DosR/DevR, translating into MVTVFLVDDHEVVRRGLIDLLGADPELDVVGEAGSVAEALARIPALNPDVAVLDVRLPDGNGIELCRELLSRMPELRCLILTSFTSDEAMLDAILAGASGYIVKDIKGMELARAVKEVGAGRSLLDNRAAAALMSKLRGAAAKPDPLSGLSEQERKLLSLLAEGLTNKQIADRMFLAEKTVKNYVSRLLAKLGMERRTQAAVFATKIERSHHD; encoded by the coding sequence GTGGTCACGGTGTTTCTGGTCGATGATCACGAAGTGGTCCGCCGCGGCCTGATCGACCTCCTGGGCGCCGACCCCGAGCTGGACGTGGTCGGCGAGGCCGGCTCGGTGGCCGAGGCCCTGGCCCGAATACCGGCACTGAACCCCGATGTCGCGGTACTCGACGTCCGGCTGCCGGACGGCAACGGCATCGAACTGTGCCGTGAGCTGTTGTCGCGAATGCCTGAGCTGCGGTGCCTGATCTTGACTTCGTTCACCTCCGATGAAGCCATGCTCGATGCCATCCTGGCCGGCGCCAGCGGCTACATCGTCAAGGACATCAAAGGCATGGAGCTGGCGCGCGCGGTCAAGGAAGTCGGCGCCGGACGGTCATTGCTCGACAACCGGGCAGCAGCCGCCCTGATGTCCAAGCTGCGCGGTGCCGCCGCCAAACCCGACCCGCTATCCGGCCTGTCTGAACAGGAGCGGAAGCTGTTGAGCCTGTTGGCCGAAGGCTTGACCAACAAGCAGATCGCCGACCGGATGTTTCTGGCGGAGAAGACCGTCAAGAACTATGTCTCTCGCCTGCTGGCCAAGCTGGGGATGGAACGCCGGACTCAGGCCGCGGTCTTCGCCACCAAGATCGAGCGTTCGCACCATGACTGA
- the mtrB gene encoding MtrAB system histidine kinase MtrB, with amino-acid sequence MIFSSRRRPRRSGPLLLGVNTLRRAVQVAWRRSLQLRVVVLTLGMSAVVILGLGFVLTSQITDRVLDVKVRAATEQIVRARVTAGGIVGGEEARSLSSSLQLARNTLMSKTDPAAGSGTAGAFDAVLVVPGEGPRAATAAGPVDQVPAALREFVKAGQVSYQYATVHVEGFSGPALVVGTPTTSRITNLELYLIYPLGTERNTISMVRGTIATGGLVLLVLLAGIALLVSRQVVLPVRSASRIAERFAEGHLSERMPVRGEDDMARLAVSFNDMAESLSREITQLEEFGNLQRRFTSDVSHELRTPLTTVRMAADLIYDHSDELEPSLRRSTELLVSELDRFESLLNDLLEISRHDAGVAELSVESVDLRTTVNSALENVGHLTAEAGVQLKVDMPGDPVIAEVDPRRVERILRNLIANAIDHAERRPVVIRMAADEDTVAVTVRDHGVGLRPGEEKLVFSRFWRADPSRVRRSGGTGLGLAISVEDARLHQGRLEAWGEPGKGACFRLTLPLVRGHKVTTSPLPMKPVSPAERRERRQRAREHAERVG; translated from the coding sequence GTGATTTTCAGCTCCCGACGGCGCCCCCGGCGATCGGGTCCACTGCTGCTCGGTGTGAACACACTGCGCCGTGCGGTGCAGGTCGCTTGGCGCCGTTCATTGCAGCTCCGGGTTGTGGTGCTCACCCTGGGTATGTCGGCCGTGGTCATCCTGGGTCTGGGCTTCGTGTTGACCAGTCAGATCACCGACCGGGTGCTCGACGTCAAGGTCCGGGCGGCCACCGAACAGATCGTGCGTGCGCGGGTCACCGCCGGCGGGATCGTCGGTGGCGAAGAAGCGCGTTCACTGTCCTCGAGTTTGCAGTTGGCGCGCAACACCCTGATGTCCAAAACTGACCCCGCCGCCGGCAGCGGCACCGCCGGTGCCTTCGACGCGGTGCTGGTGGTGCCCGGCGAGGGGCCACGAGCGGCGACTGCGGCTGGGCCGGTCGATCAGGTTCCGGCCGCGCTGCGCGAGTTCGTCAAGGCCGGGCAGGTCAGCTACCAGTACGCGACCGTGCACGTCGAGGGATTTTCCGGGCCGGCTCTGGTGGTCGGCACCCCGACCACCTCGCGGATCACCAATCTTGAGCTGTACCTGATTTATCCGCTGGGCACCGAGCGCAACACGATCAGCATGGTGCGGGGCACGATCGCCACCGGCGGTCTGGTGCTGCTGGTGTTGCTAGCCGGGATCGCGCTGCTGGTGTCGCGGCAGGTGGTGCTACCGGTGCGGTCTGCGTCGCGTATCGCCGAGCGCTTCGCCGAGGGGCATCTGTCCGAACGCATGCCGGTGCGCGGCGAAGACGACATGGCCCGGCTGGCCGTGTCGTTCAACGACATGGCCGAGAGCCTGTCACGGGAGATCACCCAACTCGAGGAATTCGGCAATCTGCAGCGCCGATTCACCTCCGACGTGAGCCACGAACTGCGCACCCCACTGACCACGGTGCGGATGGCGGCCGACCTGATCTATGACCACAGCGACGAGCTGGAGCCCTCGCTACGACGGTCCACCGAACTACTGGTCAGTGAGCTGGACCGATTCGAGTCACTGCTCAACGATCTGTTGGAGATCTCCCGGCACGACGCCGGGGTGGCCGAATTGTCCGTGGAGTCGGTGGACCTGCGCACGACGGTCAACAGCGCGCTGGAGAACGTGGGTCATCTGACCGCCGAGGCCGGTGTCCAGCTCAAGGTGGACATGCCGGGTGATCCGGTGATCGCTGAGGTCGATCCGCGCCGGGTGGAACGCATCCTGCGCAACCTGATTGCCAACGCCATCGACCACGCCGAGCGCAGGCCGGTGGTGATCCGGATGGCCGCCGACGAAGACACGGTGGCCGTCACCGTGCGCGACCACGGGGTGGGTTTGCGCCCAGGGGAGGAGAAGCTGGTGTTCAGCCGGTTCTGGCGCGCCGACCCGTCGCGGGTGCGGCGTTCTGGTGGAACCGGGCTGGGGCTGGCGATCAGTGTGGAAGACGCCCGCCTGCACCAGGGCCGGCTGGAGGCATGGGGTGAGCCGGGCAAGGGGGCGTGCTTCCGGCTCACCCTGCCGCTGGTGCGCGGCCACAAGGTCACCACCAGCCCGTTGCCGATGAAGCCGGTGAGCCCCGCCGAACGCCGGGAGCGTCGTCAGCGGGCCCGGGAACATGCCGAGAGGGTCGGATGA
- the mtrA gene encoding two-component system response regulator MtrA, translating to MYAMRQRILVVDDDASLAEMLTIVLRGEGFDTAVVGDGTQALTAVHELRPDLVLLDLMLPGMNGIDVCRVLRKDSGVPIVMLTAKTDTVDVVLGLESGADDYIMKPFKPKELVARVRARLRRNDDEPAEMLSIADIDIDVPAHKVSRAGEQISLTPLEFDLLVALARKPRQVFTREVLLEQVWGYRHPADTRLVNVHVQRLRAKVEQDPENPTVVLTVRGVGYKAGPP from the coding sequence ATGTACGCCATGAGGCAAAGGATTCTTGTCGTCGACGACGACGCGTCGCTGGCCGAGATGCTCACCATCGTGTTGCGTGGGGAGGGTTTCGACACCGCGGTCGTCGGTGACGGCACCCAGGCGCTCACCGCGGTGCATGAGCTTCGGCCCGACCTGGTGCTGCTCGACCTGATGCTGCCCGGAATGAACGGCATCGACGTGTGTCGCGTGCTGCGCAAAGACTCCGGTGTGCCGATCGTGATGCTCACCGCCAAGACCGACACCGTCGACGTGGTGCTCGGGCTGGAGTCGGGTGCCGACGACTACATCATGAAGCCGTTCAAACCCAAGGAGTTGGTGGCCCGGGTGCGGGCCCGGCTGCGCCGCAATGACGACGAACCGGCCGAGATGCTCTCGATCGCCGACATCGACATCGACGTGCCGGCGCACAAGGTGAGTCGTGCCGGCGAGCAGATCTCGCTAACCCCCCTGGAGTTCGACCTACTGGTGGCGCTGGCACGCAAACCGCGGCAGGTGTTTACTCGTGAGGTGCTCCTCGAACAGGTCTGGGGATACCGGCATCCGGCCGACACCCGGCTGGTGAATGTGCACGTCCAGCGTCTGCGGGCCAAGGTGGAGCAGGACCCGGAGAACCCGACTGTGGTGCTGACCGTTCGAGGAGTGGGCTACAAGGCCGGACCTCCGTGA
- the ahcY gene encoding adenosylhomocysteinase, translating to MMSLTADSRNGIDYKVADLSLAEFGRKEIRLAEHEMPGLMALRHEYHGVNPLKGARITGSLHMTIQTAVLIETLVDLGAEVRWASCNIFSTQDHAAAAVVVGPHGTIEEPKGTPVFAWKGESLEEYWWCAEEALTWDGEPANMILDDGGDATMMVLRGAQYEKAGVVPPAEDGDSAEWKVFLARLRERYETDKTKWTKIAESVQGVTEETTTGVLRLYQLAAAGELVFPAINVNDSVTKSKFDNKYGCRHSLIDGINRGTDALIGGKKALVCGFGDVGKGSADSLKGQGARVTVTEIDPINALQALMEGYDVQTVEQAIGEADIVITTTGNKDIITLEHMKAMKNQAILGNIGHFDNEIDMAALESSGAVRDNVKPQVDVWTFPDTGKSIIVLSEGRLLNLGNATGHPSFVMSNSFSNQVIAQIELWTKGDEYDNEVYRLPKHLDEKVARIHVEALGATLTKLTKDQAEYIGVDVEGPYKPDHYRY from the coding sequence AGTTTGACCGCGGACAGCCGCAACGGCATCGACTACAAGGTCGCTGACCTGTCGCTGGCCGAGTTCGGCCGCAAGGAGATCCGGCTGGCTGAGCACGAGATGCCGGGCCTGATGGCGTTGCGGCACGAGTACCACGGGGTCAACCCGCTCAAGGGCGCCCGCATCACCGGTTCGCTGCACATGACCATCCAGACTGCGGTGCTCATCGAGACCCTGGTCGACCTCGGAGCCGAAGTCCGCTGGGCGTCGTGCAACATCTTCTCCACTCAGGATCACGCCGCCGCCGCCGTGGTCGTCGGGCCGCACGGCACCATCGAGGAGCCCAAGGGCACTCCGGTCTTCGCCTGGAAGGGCGAGAGCCTCGAGGAGTACTGGTGGTGCGCCGAGGAAGCCCTGACCTGGGATGGCGAGCCGGCCAACATGATTCTCGACGACGGCGGCGACGCCACCATGATGGTGCTGCGCGGTGCCCAGTACGAGAAGGCCGGCGTGGTTCCGCCCGCCGAGGACGGCGACTCGGCCGAGTGGAAGGTCTTCCTGGCCCGGCTGCGCGAGCGCTACGAGACCGACAAGACCAAATGGACCAAGATCGCCGAGTCGGTCCAGGGTGTCACCGAGGAGACCACCACCGGCGTGCTGCGGCTGTACCAGCTGGCCGCTGCGGGTGAGCTGGTGTTCCCGGCGATCAACGTCAACGACTCGGTCACCAAGTCCAAGTTCGACAACAAGTACGGCTGCCGGCACTCGCTGATCGACGGCATCAACCGTGGCACCGACGCCCTGATCGGCGGCAAGAAGGCGCTGGTCTGCGGGTTCGGCGACGTCGGCAAGGGCAGCGCGGACTCCCTCAAGGGCCAGGGCGCCCGGGTCACGGTCACCGAGATTGACCCGATCAACGCGCTGCAGGCACTGATGGAGGGCTACGACGTCCAGACCGTCGAGCAGGCCATCGGTGAGGCCGACATCGTCATCACCACCACCGGCAACAAGGACATCATCACCCTCGAGCACATGAAGGCGATGAAGAACCAGGCCATCCTGGGCAACATCGGCCACTTCGACAACGAGATCGACATGGCCGCGCTGGAGAGCTCGGGCGCCGTGCGTGACAACGTCAAGCCGCAGGTCGACGTGTGGACCTTCCCCGACACCGGTAAGTCGATCATCGTGCTGTCCGAGGGGCGTCTGCTCAACCTGGGCAATGCCACCGGCCACCCGTCGTTCGTGATGAGCAACAGCTTCTCCAACCAGGTGATCGCTCAGATCGAGCTGTGGACCAAGGGCGACGAGTACGACAACGAGGTCTACCGGCTGCCCAAGCACCTCGACGAGAAGGTGGCCCGCATCCACGTCGAGGCCCTGGGTGCCACGCTGACCAAGCTGACCAAGGACCAGGCCGAGTACATCGGCGTTGACGTCGAAGGCCCGTACAAGCCGGACCACTACCGGTACTGA
- a CDS encoding dTMP kinase, with protein sequence MLIAIEGVDGAGKNTLTQGLRTAIEGDGRTVATLAFPRYGASVTADVAAEALRGGHGDLADSVYAMGMLFALDRAGAKDHIAALLGGHDVVILDRYVASSAAYSAARLHQDADGEVVDWVRELEFGRFGLPTPDWQVLLDVPTELAAQRARHREDADAARARDSYERDDGLQRRTGAVYRGLAQAGFGGRWRVVGPTVDAAGLAADLTAQMRG encoded by the coding sequence GTGCTGATCGCGATCGAAGGCGTTGACGGCGCCGGCAAGAACACCCTGACCCAGGGATTGCGTACGGCCATCGAAGGTGACGGTCGAACGGTCGCCACGCTGGCATTCCCGCGCTACGGAGCGTCGGTGACCGCCGATGTGGCCGCCGAAGCGCTGCGCGGCGGGCACGGGGACCTGGCCGATTCGGTCTATGCCATGGGGATGCTCTTCGCCCTGGACCGCGCCGGCGCCAAGGACCATATCGCCGCCCTGCTCGGCGGCCACGACGTGGTGATCCTCGACCGGTACGTCGCCTCCAGCGCCGCCTACAGCGCGGCGCGGCTGCACCAGGACGCCGACGGCGAGGTGGTGGACTGGGTGCGGGAATTGGAGTTCGGCCGGTTCGGACTGCCCACACCGGATTGGCAGGTGCTGCTCGATGTGCCCACCGAACTCGCTGCGCAGCGGGCCCGGCACCGTGAGGACGCCGACGCCGCTCGTGCCCGCGACAGCTATGAGCGCGACGACGGTCTGCAGCGCCGCACCGGCGCGGTCTACCGTGGGTTGGCCCAGGCGGGCTTCGGCGGACGCTGGCGGGTGGTCGGCCCCACGGTCGACGCAGCCGGCCTGGCGGCTGATCTGACTGCGCAGATGCGCGGGTAA
- a CDS encoding sensor histidine kinase yields MTDHAPHEHSYPLRDKLSQLRLGDLLAGVQDRVEQIVEGRDRLDGLLAAMLVVTSGLDLDATLRSIVQTATNLVDAKYGALEVHDHHRRMQQFVYEGIDDDTFARIGRLPQQVGVVGLLIDEPQILRLDDLSKHPASIGFPPAHPPMRTFLGVPVGVRGEVVGNLYLTEKANGQPFSEDDEVLVQALAAAAGIAIANARLYAQAKARQSWIESTRDIATELLSGTDPSTVFRLIAEEAAKLTGAESALVAIPVDEDTPETEVRELLVVETVGTAMASITGETVAVSDSAVGQAFAQREPRRVEQLTLNGVGAAGPALILPLRATDAVAGVVVAMRHPNAAPFSAEQLAMMAAFADQAALAWQLATTQRRIHQLDVVTDRDRIARDLHDHVIQRLFAVGLSLQGTIPRTRDAAVQRRLSDAVDELQGIIGEIRTTIFDLHGGSATVTRLRQRLDNAVAQFSGSGLHTTVQFNGPLSVVEPPLADHAEAVVSEAVSNAVRHSGATTLTVRVTVEDDLTIEVTDNGRGMPEEVTPSGLTNLRRRAEESGGTFRVTSAPEGGTVLHWSAPLL; encoded by the coding sequence ATGACTGATCATGCCCCTCACGAGCACTCATACCCCTTGCGCGACAAACTGTCTCAACTGCGCCTAGGCGATCTGTTGGCCGGCGTCCAGGATCGTGTTGAGCAGATCGTGGAGGGTCGAGATCGCCTCGACGGCCTGCTGGCGGCCATGCTGGTGGTCACCTCAGGCCTAGATCTGGACGCCACCTTGCGTTCTATCGTGCAGACGGCGACCAATCTGGTCGACGCAAAATACGGCGCGCTGGAAGTGCACGACCACCACCGCCGAATGCAGCAGTTCGTCTACGAGGGCATCGACGACGACACGTTCGCCCGAATCGGTCGGCTACCCCAGCAGGTCGGAGTAGTCGGCCTGCTGATCGACGAGCCGCAGATCCTGCGGTTGGACGACCTCTCCAAACATCCTGCCTCGATAGGCTTTCCGCCGGCGCACCCTCCGATGCGGACATTCCTGGGTGTGCCGGTGGGTGTTCGCGGCGAGGTGGTCGGCAACCTGTACCTCACCGAGAAGGCCAACGGGCAGCCGTTCAGCGAGGACGACGAGGTGCTGGTGCAGGCGCTGGCCGCCGCGGCCGGCATCGCCATCGCCAATGCCCGCCTGTACGCCCAGGCCAAGGCGCGACAGTCCTGGATCGAATCCACCCGCGACATCGCCACCGAACTGTTGTCCGGCACCGACCCCAGCACGGTGTTCAGGCTGATCGCCGAAGAAGCCGCCAAGCTCACCGGTGCCGAGTCGGCGCTGGTAGCCATACCGGTCGACGAGGACACCCCCGAAACTGAGGTCCGCGAGCTGCTGGTAGTCGAAACTGTAGGCACCGCAATGGCTTCGATCACCGGGGAAACGGTCGCGGTCAGCGATTCCGCGGTCGGGCAGGCGTTCGCGCAACGAGAGCCCCGCCGGGTGGAACAGCTGACGTTGAACGGCGTCGGCGCTGCGGGCCCGGCGCTGATCCTGCCGCTACGGGCAACCGACGCCGTGGCCGGAGTCGTGGTCGCGATGCGACACCCCAACGCAGCACCGTTCAGCGCCGAGCAGCTCGCCATGATGGCAGCTTTCGCCGATCAGGCCGCGTTGGCCTGGCAGTTGGCCACCACCCAGCGCCGCATACACCAACTCGACGTGGTGACCGACCGGGACCGAATCGCACGCGACCTGCATGACCATGTGATCCAGCGGCTGTTCGCCGTCGGATTGTCGCTGCAGGGCACGATTCCGCGGACCCGCGACGCCGCGGTGCAGCGTCGACTGTCCGACGCGGTCGATGAGCTGCAGGGGATCATCGGCGAGATCCGCACCACGATTTTCGATCTGCACGGCGGATCCGCGACGGTGACACGACTGCGGCAACGACTGGACAACGCCGTGGCCCAGTTCTCTGGATCAGGACTGCACACCACCGTTCAATTCAACGGCCCGCTGTCCGTGGTGGAGCCGCCCTTAGCCGATCACGCCGAGGCGGTGGTCTCCGAAGCCGTCAGCAACGCGGTCCGGCATTCGGGTGCGACCACCTTGACCGTCCGAGTCACCGTCGAAGACGACCTCACCATCGAGGTGACCGACAACGGCCGCGGAATGCCGGAGGAGGTCACCCCCAGCGGCCTGACCAATCTGCGCCGGCGCGCCGAGGAGTCCGGCGGGACGTTTCGCGTCACGTCAGCCCCGGAAGGCGGCACCGTGCTGCACTGGTCGGCACCGCTTCTCTAG
- the lpqB gene encoding MtrAB system accessory lipoprotein LpqB codes for MLAVTGLVVGLAGCAGVPSTSAPQAIGTVEAPPPSVLPKPTPGMDPDVLLREFLKATADPANRHRAARQFLTQDASDSWDDAGSALLIDNVVFVETRSAGRVAVTMRADMLGSLSDMGVFETAEGALPAPEPIELLKTSDGWRIDRLPNGVFLDWQQFQATYKRNTLYFVDPTGKTVVPDPRYVAVSDSDQLATELVSKLIAGPRPEMAGVRNLLAPPLRLRGPVTRADGGKSGVGRGYGGAKIDLDSLSATDPNTRQLLAAQLIWTFARADIKGPYVIDADGAALDDRFPDGWTTSDVATTDPGASDGAGAGVHALVGGSLLVLDGQQANRVPGAFGREPDQESSALSRSGRQVASVVVHPGEPEATLWIGDLGGEAVQAAEGHTLSRPSWSLDEAVWVVVDGNNVLRAIQEVASGRPARIPVDSGAVSARFPGPISELQLSRDGTRAAMVIGGQVILAGVEQMPGGQFVLHYPRRLGFGLGSSVVSLAWRTGDDIVVSRSDPKHPVSYVNIDGVNSDAPSGNLQLPVSTIVADPSTVYVADPRGVLALSSAAAEEEQGWAPLGPFMVTGAVPVLPG; via the coding sequence ATGCTGGCCGTGACAGGACTGGTCGTCGGCCTGGCGGGGTGCGCCGGGGTGCCCAGTACGTCGGCGCCACAGGCGATCGGCACGGTGGAGGCGCCGCCGCCCTCGGTGCTGCCCAAGCCCACGCCGGGCATGGATCCCGACGTGCTGTTGCGCGAATTCCTCAAGGCGACCGCCGACCCGGCCAACCGGCATCGGGCGGCCCGTCAGTTCCTTACCCAAGATGCGTCCGACTCCTGGGATGACGCAGGCAGCGCCCTGTTGATCGACAACGTGGTGTTCGTCGAGACCCGCAGCGCCGGCCGCGTGGCGGTCACCATGCGTGCCGACATGTTGGGCTCGCTGTCGGACATGGGTGTGTTCGAGACGGCTGAGGGTGCGCTGCCGGCGCCGGAGCCGATCGAGCTGCTGAAGACCTCCGACGGTTGGCGTATCGACCGACTGCCCAACGGGGTGTTTCTGGACTGGCAGCAGTTCCAGGCCACCTACAAGCGCAATACGCTCTACTTTGTCGATCCGACTGGCAAGACGGTGGTTCCCGACCCCCGCTATGTCGCGGTGTCCGACTCCGATCAGCTGGCGACCGAGTTGGTGTCCAAGCTGATCGCCGGACCTCGCCCGGAGATGGCCGGGGTCCGCAATCTGCTGGCACCACCACTGAGGCTGCGCGGTCCGGTGACCCGCGCCGACGGTGGCAAAAGCGGAGTGGGGCGCGGTTACGGCGGTGCGAAGATCGACCTGGACAGTCTGTCGGCCACCGACCCCAACACCCGGCAACTGCTTGCCGCGCAACTGATCTGGACGTTCGCCCGAGCCGACATCAAGGGTCCCTATGTGATCGACGCCGACGGTGCCGCACTGGACGACAGGTTCCCCGACGGATGGACGACCTCCGATGTGGCCACCACCGACCCCGGTGCCTCCGACGGCGCGGGTGCCGGCGTCCACGCACTGGTGGGTGGATCGCTGCTCGTCCTGGACGGGCAGCAGGCCAACCGGGTGCCCGGGGCCTTCGGCCGAGAGCCCGACCAGGAGTCCTCGGCGTTGTCGCGCAGTGGACGCCAAGTGGCGTCGGTGGTCGTGCACCCCGGTGAGCCCGAGGCCACGCTGTGGATCGGTGACCTCGGGGGCGAGGCCGTGCAGGCGGCCGAGGGACACACGCTGTCTCGGCCGAGTTGGTCGCTGGACGAGGCGGTGTGGGTGGTGGTCGACGGCAACAACGTGCTGCGGGCCATCCAGGAGGTGGCTTCGGGGCGACCGGCCCGAATCCCGGTGGACTCCGGGGCGGTCTCCGCGCGGTTCCCCGGACCGATCAGCGAATTGCAGCTGTCTCGCGATGGCACCCGTGCGGCCATGGTGATCGGCGGCCAGGTGATTCTGGCCGGCGTCGAGCAGATGCCCGGCGGCCAATTCGTGCTGCACTACCCGCGCCGGCTCGGCTTCGGACTCGGCTCCTCGGTGGTCTCGCTGGCCTGGCGCACCGGCGACGACATCGTCGTGAGCCGATCCGATCCGAAGCATCCGGTGTCCTACGTCAACATCGACGGGGTGAACTCCGATGCGCCCAGCGGCAATCTGCAGTTGCCGGTGTCGACGATCGTGGCAGACCCGTCCACGGTCTATGTGGCCGACCCGCGCGGGGTACTGGCACTGTCGTCCGCGGCCGCCGAGGAGGAGCAGGGCTGGGCGCCGCTGGGGCCTTTCATGGTGACCGGCGCCGTGCCCGTACTGCCGGGCTAG